One window of Prosthecodimorpha staleyi genomic DNA carries:
- a CDS encoding NifU family protein produces MFIQTETTPNPATLKFIPGRTVLPEGTKDFRSADDAGASPLAEKLFSIAGISGVFFGSDFITVTKSGAEWPHLKPAILGVIMEHFMSGAPVMAVGSDPTEIAPGEEFFDPSDAQTVATIKELLDSRVRPAVANDGGDITFKGFRDGIVYLNMKGACAGCPSSTATLRHGIQNLLRHFVPDVQEVRAA; encoded by the coding sequence ATGTTCATCCAGACCGAGACCACGCCCAACCCGGCGACGCTGAAGTTCATCCCCGGCCGCACCGTGCTGCCGGAGGGCACCAAGGACTTCCGCTCGGCGGACGATGCCGGCGCCTCGCCGCTGGCCGAGAAGCTGTTCTCGATCGCCGGCATTTCGGGCGTGTTCTTCGGCTCGGATTTCATCACCGTGACCAAGTCCGGCGCCGAATGGCCGCATCTCAAGCCGGCCATCCTGGGCGTGATCATGGAGCATTTCATGTCCGGCGCGCCGGTCATGGCGGTCGGCAGCGACCCGACCGAGATCGCGCCCGGCGAGGAATTCTTCGATCCGTCCGACGCCCAGACGGTGGCGACCATCAAGGAACTGCTCGACAGCCGCGTCCGCCCGGCGGTCGCCAACGACGGCGGCGACATCACCTTCAAGGGCTTCCGCGACGGGATCGTCTACCTGAACATGAAGGGCGCCTGCGCTGGGTGTCCGTCTTCGACGGCCACGCTACGCCACGGCATCCAGAATCTGCTGCGGCATTTCGTTCCGGACGTACAGGAAGTGCGCGCAGCCTGA
- the tsaB gene encoding tRNA (adenosine(37)-N6)-threonylcarbamoyltransferase complex dimerization subunit type 1 TsaB — protein MSILALDTALDACSVALLTAGGDVLARTTRDIGRGHAEVLMAVAGDVFEAAGTAPRDLSRIVVTIGPGSFTGIRVGLAAARAIGLAADVPVVGVTTLEAIADEALGQAPGPVLVAIDARRGEVYAGLYEASPDGLPIPAERTAPAAMGHAQAAALAIAAGARVVGSGAMLVAAPADGRIAADAAIRFPDIVRVGRIGAARAPSSRPPAPVYLRAADAKPQEGFRIARAADPDADPVPPSPTDPEVRP, from the coding sequence ATGTCCATTCTGGCCCTCGATACCGCTTTGGATGCCTGCTCGGTCGCCCTGCTGACGGCCGGCGGCGACGTTCTGGCGCGCACAACCCGGGACATCGGACGCGGCCACGCCGAAGTTCTGATGGCGGTGGCCGGGGACGTGTTCGAGGCCGCCGGCACGGCACCGCGGGATCTCAGCCGCATCGTCGTCACGATCGGGCCGGGCAGTTTCACCGGCATCCGGGTCGGCCTTGCTGCCGCGCGGGCGATCGGCCTCGCGGCCGACGTCCCGGTCGTCGGCGTGACCACGCTCGAGGCGATCGCCGACGAAGCCCTGGGGCAGGCGCCGGGTCCCGTCCTGGTGGCGATCGACGCCCGTCGGGGCGAGGTCTATGCCGGGCTCTACGAGGCCTCTCCGGACGGCCTGCCGATTCCCGCGGAACGGACCGCCCCCGCCGCCATGGGCCATGCCCAGGCCGCCGCCCTGGCGATCGCCGCGGGCGCGCGCGTCGTCGGTTCCGGCGCGATGCTGGTCGCGGCGCCTGCCGACGGCCGGATCGCCGCCGATGCGGCGATCCGCTTCCCCGATATCGTTCGCGTCGGCCGGATCGGCGCCGCACGCGCGCCGTCGTCCCGGCCGCCGGCGCCGGTCTACCTGCGAGCCGCCGATGCCAAGCCGCAGGAAGGCTTCCGCATCGCCCGGGCGGCCGATCCCGACGCAGACCCCGTCCCACCCTCCCCGACAGACCCGGAGGTCCGTCCATGA
- a CDS encoding GNAT family N-acetyltransferase has translation MMNPFWWWASAPIAVEEAELDDAPELAAIHGESFPYEWTAEEISALLRDRTVFGMVARRANLFGTRSPVGFILMRAAADEAEILTIAVSPRQRGRGCGRALVESAFRRLYRDRIKAVFLEVDGGNAPALTLYGKLGFRQVGERKGYYRAGSTPGASALVMRADLG, from the coding sequence ATGATGAACCCCTTCTGGTGGTGGGCGAGTGCGCCGATCGCGGTCGAGGAGGCCGAACTCGACGACGCGCCGGAACTGGCTGCGATTCACGGCGAATCCTTCCCGTATGAATGGACCGCAGAGGAAATCTCGGCGCTGCTGCGCGACCGCACCGTGTTCGGGATGGTCGCCCGGCGGGCCAACCTGTTCGGAACCCGCAGCCCCGTCGGCTTCATTCTGATGCGCGCGGCGGCGGACGAGGCGGAAATCCTGACCATCGCGGTGTCGCCGCGCCAGCGCGGGCGCGGCTGCGGCCGGGCCCTGGTCGAATCGGCCTTCCGGCGTCTCTATCGCGACCGGATCAAGGCGGTCTTTCTGGAGGTCGACGGCGGCAATGCGCCCGCCCTGACACTCTACGGCAAGCTCGGTTTCCGGCAGGTCGGCGAGCGCAAGGGCTACTACCGGGCGGGCTCGACGCCGGGCGCCTCGGCGCTTGTCATGCGGGCCGATCTCGGTTAA